The sequence GTGGTGCTCGGACGAAGAAGATCTTTGTGGGCGGGCTGCCCTCTACTCTGACTGAGGATGGGTTCCGGCAGTACTTCGAGACCTTTGGCATAGTTACTGACGTAGTTGTCATGTATGACCAGAACACACAGCGCCCACGTGGTTTCGGGTTCATCACCTTTGATTCGGAGGACGCGGTTGACCGCGTGCTGCAGAAGACCTTCCATGATCTTGGTGGGAAGCTGGTTGAGGTGAAGCGCGCATTGCCCCGTGAGGCGAATCCTGGCGGCTCTGGTGGTGGTCGTTCTGGGGGAGGTGGGGGTTATCAGAGCAACAATGGCCATAACACCAGCTCTGGTAGCTATGATGGTAGAAGTGATGGTGGCAGGTACGGGCAGACACAACAGGGTAGTGGTGGTGGTGGCTATCCTGGCTACGGTGCAGGAGGCTATGGTGCTGGGGCAGCTGGATATGGATATGGTGCTAACCCTGCAGTTGGATATGGAAATTATGGGGCTGGAGGGTATGGGGGTGTTCCTGCTGCTTATGGTGGACATTATGGAAACCCAGGTGCAGCTGGTTCTGGTTACCAAGGTGGACATCCAGGCTCAAATAGAGGACCTTGGGGCAGTCAAGCTCCATCTGCATATGGAACTGGAGGGTATGGTGGCAGTGCTGGGTATAGTGCTTGGAACAACTCTTCTGGTGGCGGCAATGCTCTGAATAGTCAAGCCCCTGGTGGACCTGCAGGCTATGGAAGCCAGGGCTATGGGTATGGTGGATATGGAGGGGATCCATCATACGCTAGTCACGGAGGATATGGGG is a genomic window of Zea mays cultivar B73 chromosome 5, Zm-B73-REFERENCE-NAM-5.0, whole genome shotgun sequence containing:
- the LOC100280293 gene encoding heterogeneous nuclear ribonucleoprotein 1-like isoform X1 produces the protein MESDQGKLFIGGISWETTEEKLSEHFSAYGEVTQAAVMRDKITGRPRGFGFVVFADPAAVDRALQDPHTLDGRTVDVKRALSREEQQASKAANPSGGRNSGGGGGGGGGSDASGARTKKIFVGGLPSTLTEDGFRQYFETFGIVTDVVVMYDQNTQRPRGFGFITFDSEDAVDRVLQKTFHDLGGKLVEVKRALPREANPGGSGGGRSGGGGGYQSNNGHNTSSGSYDGRSDGGRYGQTQQGSGGGGYPGYGAGGYGAGAAGYGYGANPAVGYGNYGAGGYGGVPAAYGGHYGNPGAAGSGYQGGHPGSNRGPWGSQAPSAYGTGGYGGSAGYSAWNNSSGGGNALNSQAPGGPAGYGSQGYGYGGYGGDPSYASHGGYGAYGARIDSAGNPATGGSSGYNAGYGSGGANSGYSSAWSDPSQGGGFGGSVNGGAEGQSTYGTGYGSVQPRVAQ